Sequence from the Candidatus Acidiferrales bacterium genome:
AAGGGATCATTCTCGACCATGATACGTTTGCTTCTCTTTCTCCTCGGTACGGTTATTTTTCTCATTGTTCTCACGCTCTACGTTTCGAGCCAGGTTTTCTGGTACCGGCGCTTGCGCGATTGGCTCGCTCGCCGCTGGCCTGGAACACGCCGCGCCATCTGGGTTGGCCTCTCGCTCGTGGTCTTGCTTTATCTGAACAATTGGATTTTCCTGATTCCCCTGCGCCGGCTTCGAGGCACGCCCGATCTGAGCGTGCCCTGGCTCGCATTTGCTTCCGGGCTGTGGATGTTGCCGTCGCTCGTTGCCTTCCTGTGGCTGAAGGGAGTGGCTCTGTTTGGCCGCCTCGGGCGAGCCGGGGTAGGCGCGCGGCGGACCGTTTCCGTTCCGGCGGGTGATCCGCCGAACCCGGCGCGCCGCGAGTGGTTGCTCACTGCCGGGCGGGCGGCTGCCGTTTTGCCCTTTGCGGCGATTGGCTACGGGTTCGCTGCCAACCGGATTCGCTTTACGGTGGAGTCCGTGCCCGTGCCGGTTGCGAATTTGCCGGCGGCGCTCGAAGGGCTCAAGCTCGTCCAGTTGACCGATATCCACCTGAGCCCGTTTCTTTCCCGCGCCGAACTGGCTCGTGCGGTGGACATGGCGAACGAACTGGACGCCGACGTTGCCCTGGTGACCGGCGACTTCATCACCGCGCTCGGCGACCCCCTTGAGGACTGCATCGCCGAGTTGGGCCGTCTGCGCAGCCGGCTTGGCTCGTTCGGCTGTCTCGGAAATCACGAAATCTATGCCGATGCCGAGGACCGGGCCACCGAACTCGCCGCCGAGCGCAATATCCGCATGCTGCGGGGGCAAAACGTCGTGCTCGAGCGAAATGGGGCAAGACTGAACCTCGCCGGCGTGGACTACCAGCGGCGCAACCGGCCGTATCTGGTCGGCGCTCGAAAACTCATCGTGCCGGGCGCGACGAATGTTTTGCTCTCGCACAACCCCGATGTCTTTCCTGTTGCCGCGGAAAAGGGTTTTGACCTGATGATTTCCGGCCATACTCACGGTGGCCAGATTACGGTCGAAATCCTTCACTACGGCGCCTTTCCTTCGCGGTTTTACACGCCCTACGTCCGGGGCCTCTATCGGCTCGGCGGGCGCTCGGGCTACGTCAGCCGCGGGATCGGCACGATTCTCGCTCCTTCTCGCCTAGGGGCCCTGCCCGAGATTACTCTGCTCACCCTCCGCCGGTCTTAATGTGATGACGATCGTCCTTTGGACTGCGGCGGCTTGCCGCCCCTTTTCAAGATCTCGCCAAGCATTGCCGCTACAAAGGCGGGAGCAAGCTCCCGCACTCGAAATCGGCTGCGCGGTCGGGTTGCGGCGCGTGCGCACGGGTGCGATAATTGATTTTTGGGCTCAGGCTAAGAACCTTTGAGTGTTGACAGTGGGGGAAACTATGGCGTTGAGAGATGCATGGATTGAAAAGCGGTTAGCCGCGGCCGGATCGAACGGTACAGCCCGCAACGTCACCCAGATGCACTACGCCCGCCAGGGAACGATCACTGAGGAGATGGAGTACGTCGCCCGCCGGGAAAAGGTCGCGCCGGAGCTGGTGCGCGACGAGGTAGCCCGCGGCCGCGCCATCATCCCCGCCAACGTCCGCCACACGAACCTCGAGCCCATGGCGGTCGGTATCGCCTTCAAGTGCAAAATCAACGCCAATATCGGCAATTCGGCCGTCACCAGCAACATTGACGAGGAGCTCAAAAAGCTTCACACCGCCGTGCACCTGGGCGCGGACACCGTCATGGACCTTTCCACCGGCGGCGACATCCCGGCCATCCGCAAAGCCATCATTGCCGCGAGTCCCGTGCCCATCGGGACGGTGCCCATCTACGAGGCGCTCAGCCGGGTCAAGCGCGCTGAGGACTTGACCGCTTCGCTTTTGCTTGAGGTCGTCGAGGAGCAGGCCGAGCAGGGCGTGGACTACATGACGATCCACGCCGGTGTTCTCCGGGAATTCTTGCCGCTGGTGCGCAATCGCATCACCGGCATCGTCAGCCGCGGCGGCGCCATCCTCGCCCAGTGGATGGCCTACCACCACCAGCAAAACCCCCTCTACGAAAATTTCGAAGCGCTCTGCAAAATCTTTAAGAAGTACGACGTGAGCTTTTCTCTGGGTGATGGCTTGCGGCCTGGCTGCCTGGCCGATGCCTCCGACGAAGCGCAGTTTGCCGAACTGAAAGTTCTGGGCGAACTGACCAAGAAAGCCTGGGAGCACGACGTTCAGGTGATGATTGAAGGCCCGGGTCACATCCCGATGGACCAGATCGAGCTACAGGTGAGGAAGGAACAGGAGCTTTGCCACGAGGCTCCCTTCTACACCCTGGGGCCGCTCGTGACCGACATTGCCCCCGGCTACGACCACATCACCAGCGCCATCGGCGCGGCCATGATCGGCTGGCACGGAGCCTCCCTGCTTTGCTACGTCACGCCCAAAGAGCACCTCGGCCTGCCCAATGCCGACGACGTCCGCCAGGGAGTCATCGCCTATAAGATCGCCGCTCACGCCGCCGACTTGGCCCGGCACCGCCACGGCGCCCGCGACCGGGATGATGCCTTGAGCTACGCCCGCTTTCTCTTCGATTGGAACAAGCAATTTGAGCTTTCTCTCGACCCGGAAACCGCCCGCGCGATGCACGATGAGACCCTCGCCGATGATTATTACAAAGAAGCCAAGTTTTGCTCGATGTGCGGGCCCAAATTCTGCTCGATGAACGTCACCCAGATCATGGAAGACTACACCGGCCACGACCAGAAAGAACGCGAGCAAAAATTCGCTGATCTTCTGGCCAAGGTGGAGAAGTAGCGCCGGGTATCGATCGGAACGGAGTTGGAGTGGGCTGTTTTGAAGTTACGGTGAAGGTCGCGAATCCCGTTTCCCCGAGTCGGTCATCCACTATTCAACTGTTGGTGGATACCGGCGCAACCCTCACCTCATTGCCCCGACCGTTCTTGCAGTCATTGGGAATCACTCAGGGAATGTCGCGCACGTTCCGAATCGCGGATGGCCGGCGCGTGAATCGAGATACAGGCACAGTGCTAGCCACGTTGGACGGTGTGACCATGGCCATCCCGGTGATGTTCGCCGAGGGGGACGACGCTCCCGTGCTTGGAGCCGCCGCCCTCGAAATTCTTGGTTTTGCAGTCTATCCCGTCGAGAAGAAGCTGCTGCCACGCGACCTGCTGGCCCTGTAACGACCTCATTTTCTCTGGGAACTATCCTGGCGAAAATATTTTTCACCTCTGCTTCCGCCCCACCCCGCTCTACGCTTCAGATCTCGATGGCTGTGCCGAGGCCGAGTTTTTGCGCGGAGTCGAACGTCGCCTGAGCGGCCATCGCATCCTGCACGCCCAGGCCGGTGAGATCACACACCGTGATCTCGCTATCCGATTCGCGACCTTTCTTCTTCCCGGCAACGATCTCGCCCAACTCGGCATAAACTTCCTCGGGGCGCAACTTCTTTTGCTCGATGGCGTGGTGAAGTTCTCCGAAGCGCGAGCACTGTGCGAGACTGTCCACCACGACCTTATCCGCCCGGGCAAGAATTTCCGCGGCCAGCTCTTGCTTCTGCGGGTCATCGGCCCCGACGGCGGTAATGTGTACCCCGCCCGAAATCATGGTTTCCGTCACGACCGGCGTCCGGCTGGTGGTGGCGGTGATGATAATCTGGCTGCCGGCGCAAGCTTCGGCGGCTGAATCGCACACCGTGACGGGAAGCGACAGGCGCTTGGACATTTCAGCGGCGTACTGCTCCGTGCGATTTCGTGTGCGAGAAAAAACATGCACGCTGCGGATGGTTCGCACCTCGACTTGTCGCGCGAGGCAGTCCAATTGATATCGCGCCTGCGAGCCGGCGCCGATAACCGCGACCCGCTCTACTTTCTGCGGCGCGAGATACTTGGCAGCGACAGCCCCGGCAGCTCCGGTGCGCAGTTCGGTGATGAAGCCGTTGTCAAAAAGGATTGCTTCCGGTCGCCCGGTCTCGCTCGAGAACAGCATCACCATCCCGCCCTGGACGGGCAGCCCGCGCCGGGGATTGTGGTAGAAGCCCGAGGCAACCTTGATGGTGAAAGTCGGCGAGCCGGCGACGTAAGCGCCCTTGACGTGCGCTTCGCCCGCGTGTGCCTCGACCGGGAGGTGGATGACGCCCGGCAGAATCGCCCGGCCTTCAGCCAGCGCTCGAAAGGACTCCTCCACCGCCGCCATGGCCGCTTCCGGAGTGAGCGCCCGACGAATGTCTTCTTCCCGCAGCAGCCAAACCTTCACGAGCAACATCCACGAGTCAGAATTTAGAAGATAGAAAATAGAAAATAGGCCCTTTTCCTGGTTTCTCTTTTCTAATTTCTATTTTCTATTTGCCTTCCTATTTGTCTCTCGAACCTCATGGCGGGAGTCCGTTTCATAATTTGCAATTGACATCTCCCTGCTGCTTGCCTACGATGGCGCAAAATCGAGAGCAAATTCTATCTGAGTCCGTACTCCGGAGGTAGTCATGTCCGCCGCGCCCTGCTTGATCGACGATTTCTGTCGCGCCTTGTCGGCGCTGCCCGAATCCCGGTTCGGCCCCTCGCATGTGCTCGACTTTTTGCGCGCTCACCCGATCGCTTCCGCCTCACTCTCTCCTTATCTCTTTTTCAGCCGTGGCCACTACACCCGCAATCTGATTTTCAAATGTGATCTATTCGAAGTCCTCGCTCTCTGCTGGGAGGTGGGCCAGGCCAGCAACATCCACAACCACCGCGGGCAGCTCTGCTGGATGGCGGTTCCGATCGGCAAACTCAAAAACCAGAATTTCCGTCTGCTCGAGAGCGACGAGGCAAAACGGACTTGCAAGCTCGAGAAAAGCGAGTCGTGCCTGATTACCCCGGACTCGCCGCTCGAGGTGGATCGTTCCGAACCCATCCACCAGGTCACCAATCTGCCTGAGTTCAACGAACGCGCCGTGAGCATCCACATCTATTCCCGGCCGTTCGATAGCTGCCGCATCTATGATGCGGTCCGCGGAGCATTTCAAGACATCCCGCTGCACTACAGCAGCGAATACGGCGTCCTTTCTCCGGAAGAGAAGCTGGTTTGAATCTGCTGCCCTGTGGTATGCCGCGGTTTGTTGTGGTTCAATGTAGGCTACGGCTGGAGGACAAGCCGGCCGGTCACCGTTCGGGCTTCGAGCAACCGGTGAGCCTGGACAGCTTCCCGCAGCGGCAGGCACTTTGAAACCAGCACCTGGATCTTGCTGCTCGAAACCAGTTCGAAGGCTTGTTTCAGTTCCGCCACCGAAGTGGCGAACGAACCGATGATCTCCAATTCCTTGAGGATCACCAACCCGGGGTTGAACGCCGCCCTGCCTCCCACGACGTTGCCCAGCACAACCAGCCGGCCACCGCTTTTGAGGGCGTGCAGGCTTTCATCGAGCGTCGCGCTCCCGACCACTTCCAGCGCAATATCTACCGGTCCGACCGACTCTTTGACCGCTTTGGCAAATTCCAGCCGCGGGGCATGAATGACGGCATGGGCGCCCCACTGCTTCAGGCTCTCGAGTTTCGATTCCGAACTCGTCACCGCAACCACTCGCGCCCCCATGAGGCGCGCCAACTGAATAGCGTGGAT
This genomic interval carries:
- a CDS encoding cysteine dioxygenase family protein, producing MSAAPCLIDDFCRALSALPESRFGPSHVLDFLRAHPIASASLSPYLFFSRGHYTRNLIFKCDLFEVLALCWEVGQASNIHNHRGQLCWMAVPIGKLKNQNFRLLESDEAKRTCKLEKSESCLITPDSPLEVDRSEPIHQVTNLPEFNERAVSIHIYSRPFDSCRIYDAVRGAFQDIPLHYSSEYGVLSPEEKLV
- a CDS encoding metallophosphoesterase, which encodes MIRLLLFLLGTVIFLIVLTLYVSSQVFWYRRLRDWLARRWPGTRRAIWVGLSLVVLLYLNNWIFLIPLRRLRGTPDLSVPWLAFASGLWMLPSLVAFLWLKGVALFGRLGRAGVGARRTVSVPAGDPPNPARREWLLTAGRAAAVLPFAAIGYGFAANRIRFTVESVPVPVANLPAALEGLKLVQLTDIHLSPFLSRAELARAVDMANELDADVALVTGDFITALGDPLEDCIAELGRLRSRLGSFGCLGNHEIYADAEDRATELAAERNIRMLRGQNVVLERNGARLNLAGVDYQRRNRPYLVGARKLIVPGATNVLLSHNPDVFPVAAEKGFDLMISGHTHGGQITVEILHYGAFPSRFYTPYVRGLYRLGGRSGYVSRGIGTILAPSRLGALPEITLLTLRRS
- a CDS encoding retroviral-like aspartic protease family protein, with product MKVANPVSPSRSSTIQLLVDTGATLTSLPRPFLQSLGITQGMSRTFRIADGRRVNRDTGTVLATLDGVTMAIPVMFAEGDDAPVLGAAALEILGFAVYPVEKKLLPRDLLAL
- the thiC gene encoding phosphomethylpyrimidine synthase ThiC, with amino-acid sequence MALRDAWIEKRLAAAGSNGTARNVTQMHYARQGTITEEMEYVARREKVAPELVRDEVARGRAIIPANVRHTNLEPMAVGIAFKCKINANIGNSAVTSNIDEELKKLHTAVHLGADTVMDLSTGGDIPAIRKAIIAASPVPIGTVPIYEALSRVKRAEDLTASLLLEVVEEQAEQGVDYMTIHAGVLREFLPLVRNRITGIVSRGGAILAQWMAYHHQQNPLYENFEALCKIFKKYDVSFSLGDGLRPGCLADASDEAQFAELKVLGELTKKAWEHDVQVMIEGPGHIPMDQIELQVRKEQELCHEAPFYTLGPLVTDIAPGYDHITSAIGAAMIGWHGASLLCYVTPKEHLGLPNADDVRQGVIAYKIAAHAADLARHRHGARDRDDALSYARFLFDWNKQFELSLDPETARAMHDETLADDYYKEAKFCSMCGPKFCSMNVTQIMEDYTGHDQKEREQKFADLLAKVEK